The following proteins are encoded in a genomic region of Gossypium hirsutum isolate 1008001.06 chromosome D05, Gossypium_hirsutum_v2.1, whole genome shotgun sequence:
- the LOC107906949 gene encoding eukaryotic translation initiation factor 3 subunit L, translating to MAANYDYDEAPATYDDANRQELGYDPNFVPDSVKSFVVHLYRHIREKNVYEIHQMYEISFQKLSDRLFKDTPWPSVDAVAHYVDNDQVFCLLYREMWFRHLYARLSPTLKQRIDSWDNYCSLFQVVLHRVVNMQLPNQWLWDMVDEFVYQFQSFCQYRAKMKNKTEQEIALLRQFDQAWNVYGVLNYLQAFVEKSNIIQILEQEKEGIEQFTATDGYDYSGGSNVLKVLGYFSMVGLLRVHCLLGDYQTGLKCLLSIDINQQGVYTSVIGSHITTIYHYGFASLMMRRYVKAIREFNKMLLYIYKTKQYHQKSPQYEQILKKNEQMYALLAICLSLCPQTKLVEETVNSQLREKYGEKMARMQRYDDEAFAIYDELFSYACPKFITPSAPSFEEPLVNYNQDAYRLQLKLFLYEVKQQQLLSGVRTFLKVYSTISLGKLANYMEVDEPTLRTILFSYKHKTHAVDSDGKIISNADVDFYIDDDMIHVVESKPVKRFGDYFLRQIVKLEGVINDMDRIRLE from the exons ATGGCAGCCAACTACGATTACGACGAGGCTCCAGCCACCTACGACGATGCCAACCGCCAAGAGCTCGGCTACGACCCGAACTTCGTTCCCGACTCCGTTAAGTCGTTCGTAGTCCACCTTTACCGTCACATTCGTGAGAAAAACGTGTATGAGATTCACCAGATGTACGAGATCTCGTTCCAAAAACTCTCCGACCGTCTATTCAAAGACACTCCTTGGCCTTCAGTTGACGCAGTTGCTCATTACGTCGACAACGACCAAGTTTTCTGCCTCCTTTACCGTGAGATGTGGTTTCGTCATCTCTATGCTCGCCTTTCTCCCACTCTCAAGCAGAGGATCGATTCTTGGGATAATTATTGTAGCCTCTTTCAG GTGGTTTTGCATAGGGTAGTTAACATGCAATTACCAAATCAATGGCTATGGGACATGGTGGATGAGTTTGTATACCAATTCCAAAGTTTCTGTCAATACAGGGCTAAAATGAAGAACAAAACTGAGCAAGAAATTGCTCTTCTCCGCCAATTTGATCAG GCATGGAATGTATATGGGGTGCTCAATTACTTGCAAGCATTTGTCGAGAAGTCAAATATTATTCAGATATTGGAGCAGGAGAAGGAGGGTATTGAACAATTTACTGCTACTGATGGGTATGATTACAGTGGTGGAAGCAATGTCTTGAAGGTGTTGGGATACTTCAGTATGGTGGGTTTGTTGCGAGTTCATTGTCTTTTGGGTGATTACCAAACTGGGCTGAAGTGCTTACTTTCTATTGACATTAATCAACAAGGTGTTTACACCAGTGTTATAGGAAGTCATATTACAACCATATATCATTATGGTTTTGCCAGTCTAATGATGCGGAG gTATGTGAAGGCTATTCGCGAATTCAATAAGATGCTCTTATATATTTACAAGACAAAGCAATATCATCAGAAATCTCCACAGTATGAACAAATATTGAAAAAGAACGAACAGATGTATGCCCTGCTAGCTATTTGTCTTTCACTTTGTCCCCAAACAAAACTTGTTGAGGAGACTGTTAACTCTCAGTTGCGAGAGAAATATGGTGAAAAGATGGCTAGGATGCAAAGATATGACGACGAAGCTTTTGCCATCTATGATGAGCTCTTCTCATATGCATGTCCGAAGTTCATTACACCTTCAGCGCCTAGCTTTGAGGAGCCCCTCGTAAATTACAACCAG GATGCCTATAGACTTCAGTTGAAGCTGTTTCTCTATGAAGTGAAGCAGCAGCAGTTGTTATCAGGTGTCCGGACTTTTCTTAAAGTGTATTCAACTATATCCCTAGGAAAGCTTGCAAATTACATGGAAGTGGATGAGCCCACTCTGAG GACAATCTTGTTTTCGTACAAGCACAAAACTCATGCCGTTGATTCTGATGGAAAGATTATCTCTAATGCTGATGTGGACTTCTACATTGATGAT GATATGATTCATGTAGTTGAATCCAAGCCAGTTAAAAGATTCGGTGATTACTTCCTGCGACAGATTGTCAAG CTTGAAGGAGTTATAAATGATATGGATCGGATACGTTTGGAGTAG
- the LOC121217560 gene encoding transcription factor MYB3R-1 → MESDRTVSTPSVGLSISDDAQRMRALHGRTTGPTRRSTKGQWTAEEDEILRKAVQHFKGKNWKKIAECFKDRTDVQCLHRWQKVLNPELVKGPWSKEEDELIIELVNKFGPKKWSTIAQHLPGRIGKQCRERWHNHLNPSINKQAWTQEEELALIRAHQIFGNRWAELSKFLPGRTDNAIKNHWNSSIKKKLDSYIASGLLEQFQFSLLANQSQPTPSSYSTIPSNVDDSASKCRTEAEDISECSQESAMVSCSQSTSDLANAAVHTREQFYVTEKLGVAKEKNSCPAPCSEEYYPSLEDVNFSMPEISSEGNSTVGNYQFGLLDLPNISSLDLGKESTGLPNNCLETSEGCEMMNIAFQSSVGLNAPVSFINMVTTSDKPEQTLIPDDECCSVLFSENFTQGPNMVELGGFTNASLSQASGMQITETGRIPASQSNCLSRSEVLPTSQAVVSPSRLAVEDGTLTFGGESHPLNGQPFGTQDQEFTMNTHDGFIYTIDDHTDNTDLQEQSYLDKDSRKLVPVNTFGLESNVAQTCPAEDDKPTLPAELDFCGLCYEPPRFLSLDIPFFNCDLIPSGSDMQQEYSPLGIRQLMMSTNCISPFRLWDSPSWDNSPDVVLKSAAKTFTGTPSILKKRHRDLLSPLSERRSEKKLGTDMASNLTKCFSCLDVMFDESGTGNTTQLSPSEHITNSSVSIKEKENISQALDEECDNGGVHTQPLEDEAPKGSDGTNSLGNIEKGVCEIDTKDKTDIDASYRTVQRPPAVLVEHDINDILLFSPDDVGLKAGLPLRFSSTRTPKNQYHKSLGAISNQGLASECLSGNACIIVSSPTLKIKKSEGPSIADTTVQCSNSSATLENSVDNTGSNAAIENYNIFGGTPFKRSIESPSAWKSPWFINSFVPGPRIDTDITIEDIGYLMSPAERSYDAIGLMKQLSEHSAAAYADALEVLGNETPQSIIKGRGSNNPNNIDKENNQLENHSHLASNIMVERRVLDFSECGTPGKGTENGKSSTAMSYSSPSSYLLKGLR, encoded by the exons ATGGAAAGTGACAGAACAGTATCGACCCCTTCGGTTGGGCTCAGCATCAGCGATGATGCTCAGAGAATGCGAGCTCTTCATGG GAGGACTACTGGTCCTACAAGACGTTCTACAAAAGGACAATGGACAGCTGAAGAG GATGAGATTCTGCGCAAAGCTGTTCAACATTTCAAaggaaaaaattggaaaaaaatag CCGAGTGTTTCAAGGATCGGACTGATGTACAGTGCTTACATAGGTGGCAAAAGGTCTTGAATCCTGAGCTTGTTAAAGGGCCATGGTCAAAAGAG GAGGATGAACTAATAATAGAGTTGGTGAACAAATTTGGGCCAAAAAAGTGGTCAACCATTGCTCAGCACCTACCTGGACGAATCGGAAAGCAATGCAGAGAAAG GTGGCACAATCATCTCAATCCTTCCATAAACAAACAGGCCTGGACTCAGGAAGAAGAGTTGGCTCTAATTCGAGCTCATCAGATTTTTGGGAATAGATGGGCAGAGCTCTCAAAGTTCTTGCCAGGAAG GACAGACAATGCAATAAAAAATCACTGGAACAGTTCGATCAAAAAGAAATTAGATTCTTATATAGCATCAGGCCTTCTAGAACAATTTCAATTCTCACTTCTTGCAAATCAAAGCCAGCCTACGCCTTCATCTTATTCGACCATACCAAGCAATGTAGATGATAGTGCTTCCAAATGTAGGACAGAAGCAGAGGATATATCAGAATGCAGCCAAGAATCAGCAATGGTTAGCTGCTCTCAGTCTACAAGTGATTTGGCTAATGCTGCTGTACATACAAGAGAGCAATTCTACGTGACTGAAAAGCTCGGTGTGGCAAAGGAGAAGAATTCCTGTCCAGCACCTTGTTCAGAAGAGTATTACCCATCTTTGGAAGATGTCAACTTCTCCATGCCAGAAATATCTAGTGAAGGGAACTCTACAGTTGGGAATTACCAGTTTGGTTTACTAGATCTACCCAATATTTCTTCTCTGGATTTGGGGAAAGAATCAACAGGGTTGCCAAATAACTGTTTAGAGACTAGCGAAGGCTGTGAAATGATGAACATTGCATTTCAGTCATCTGTAGGATTAAATGCTCCTGTATCTTTCATTAATATGGTTACGACTTCAGACAAACCAGAGCAAACATTGATACCTGATGATGAATGTTGTAGTGTTCTATTCTCTGAAAATTTTACACAAGGACCTAATATGGTTGAATTGGGTGGCTTCACAAATGCATCACTTTCTCAGGCTTCAGGCATGCAAATAACTGAAACTGGAAGAATTCCAGCCTCACAATCTAATTGTCTTTCAAGGTCTGAAGTATTGCCAACCTCACAAGCTGTTGTGTCTCCTTCACGTCTTGCAGTTGAAGATGGTACACTTACGTTTGGAGGAGAGTCTCATCCATTAAATGGTCAACCTTTTGGAACTCAAGATCAAGAATTTACTATGAATACACATGATGGCTTTATCTATACTATTGATGACCATACAGATAATACAGATCTGCAAGAGCAATCATATCTTGACAAGGATTCTCGGAAGTTGGTTCCAGTGAATACTTTCGGTTTAGAATCAAATGTAGCACAAACTTGCCCTGCTGAGGATGATAAGCCAACCTTGCCTGCAGAACTAGATTTTTGCGGTCTATGTTATGAGCCTCCTCGATTTCTGAGCTTGGATATTCCATTTTTTAACTGTGACCTTATCCCCTCTGGCAGTGACATGCAGCAAGAATATAGCCCCCTCGGTATTCGCCAGCTGATGATGTCAACGAACTGCATCAGTCCATTTAGGTTATGGGATTCACCATCGTGGGATAATAGCCCTGATGTTGTGCTGAAAAGTGCTGCGAAAACTTTTACTGGTACACCATCCATATTGAAGAAACGCCACCGAGACCTTTTGTCACCTTTATCAGAGAGGCGAAGTGAGAAAAAGCTGGGAACTGATATGGCATCCAATTTGACCAAATGTTTCTCTTGCTTGGATGTTATGTTCGATGAGAGTGGGACTGGCAACACAACTCAACTGTCTCCATCTGAACATATAACCAACTCCAGTGTCtccattaaagaaaaagaaaacatatctCAAGCACTTGATGAAGAATGCGACAATGGGGGAGTTCACACTCAACCTTTAGAAGATGAAGCTCCGAAGGGTTCTGATGGTACTAATTCCCTAGGAAACATAGAAAAGGGAGTCTGCGAAATTGATACCAAGGACAAAACTGATATTGATGCTTCTTACAGAACT GTTCAACGGCCTCCAGCAGTGCTTGTTGAGCATGATATAAATGATATATTGTTGTTTTCTCCTGATGATGTTGGTCTTAAGGCAGGCCTACCATTACGGTTTTCAAGCACGCGAACTCCAAAAAATCAGTATCATAAAAGCCTTGGAGCTATATCAAATCAGGGTCTTGCTTCTGAATGCTTATCCGGAAATGCATGCATAATTGTTAGCTCTCCTACTCTGAAAATAAAGAAGAGTGAAGGCCCCTCCATTGCTGATACTACAGTACAATGTTCCAATTCATCAGCAACCCTAGAGAATTCGGTTGATAATACTGGCAGCAATGCTGCTATTGAAAATTACAATAT ATTTGGTGGAACTCCATTCAAAAGAAGTATCGAATCGCCATCAGCTTGGAAATCTCCTTGGTTTATTAACTCCTTTGTACCTGGGCCAAGAATTGACACAGATATAACAATTGAG GACATAGGATATCTAATGAGCCCCGCGGAGAGAAGCTACGATGCCATCGGGTTGATGAAACAATTAAGTGAGCATAGCGCAGCTGCTTATGCTGATGCCTTGGAGGTTTTGGGAAATGAAACTCCACAATCAATTATAAAAGGAAGAGGCTCCAACAATCCTAATAATATTGACAAAGAGAATAATCAGTTGGAGAATCATTCACATTTGGCTTCAAATATCATG GTAGAGCGCCGGGTCCTTGATTTCAGTGAATGTGGAACACCAGGAAAGGGAACAGAAAATGGGAAGTCCTCAACAGCCATGAGTTACTCAAGCCCCTCTTCTTATCTTCTTAAAGGTTTGAGATAG
- the LOC107906953 gene encoding coiled-coil domain-containing protein 25: MVFYFKARPEAGDYTIFMGLDKYENEELIKYGFPEDIWFHVDKMSSAHVYLRLQKGQTIDDISEGLLEDCAQLVKANSIQGNKVNNIDVVYTPWSNLKKTPSMDVGQVGFHNSKMVRTLRVEKRINEIVNRLNRTKVERTPDLKAEREAVNAAERAERKQHMREKKRREELERLEKERQAEIRSYKGLMVSEKMTSNKQIAETSKSLQELEDDFM; this comes from the exons ATGGTGTTTTACTTCAAAGCTCGACCAGAGGCTGGCGATTACACCATTTTCATGGGTCTCGACAAGTACGAGAACGAGGAACTCATCAAATATGGCTTCCCTGAAGACATTTg GTTCCATGTGGACAAAATGTCTTCTGCCCATGTTTATTTAAGACTTCAAAAAGGTCAAACCATCGATGATATAAGCGAAGGCTTGCTCGAAGATTGTGCTCAGCTTGTTAAAGCTAACTCCATTCAag GCAACAAGGTGAACAATATTGACGTTGTTTACACTCCATGGTCCAATTTGAAGAAAACCCCTTCTATGGATGTTGGTCAAGTTGGCTTTCACAATTCTAAGATG GTCCGGACCCTGAGAGTGGAGAAGCGAATAAATGAGATAGTTAACAGGCTGAACAGAACTAAAGTAGAACGGACGCCTGATTTGAAAG CTGAGAGAGAAGCAGTCAATGCAGCGGAAAGAGCTGAGAGAAAGCAACATATGAGGGAAAAA AAACGACGTGAGGAACTAGAAAGGCTTGAAAAGGAAAGACAAGCGGAGATAAGAAGCTACAAGGGTCTCATGGTATCTGAAAAGATGACATCCAACAAACAAATTGCTGAGACGAGCAAATCTTTGCAGGAACTTGAAGACGATTTTATGTAG
- the LOC107906952 gene encoding la protein 1 has protein sequence MASPSLSEDVAKAVLRQVEFYFSDSNIPRDNFLKKKINENDDGMVSLALICSFSKMRSHLNLRDVKAEEVPEATLDAVAETLRTSSSLRVSEDGKKVGRSTALLEPEELLEQLDSRTIAASPFEFNVKMEDVEAFFGQYARVNSVRLPRHVANKKYFCGTALIEFSAEEDAQKVLEQSLVYAGAELELKPKKDFDAIREEEAEEYEDNHPVTGSNGDNRLNAEDKYPKGLVVAFALKNISGGNSAEKNGSDEPAKDGATEKNEEKTTENDEDNKDKVDDKQPVSGDETENKSPVQKDEGTERKNTTSVFKDDMNVVLREDLKEAFQKFGTVKYIDFKAGEEKGYIRFDEPEAAQKARAAAVLANEGGLVVKNFIATLEPVTGDAEREYWSLLRGNQEKHRGNKRFHGRGGKHFRGGKRGRGRENYSPNKARRS, from the exons ATGGCGTCGCCTTCTTTAAGCGAAGATGTTGCCAAGGCTGTTCTTCGCCAG GTAGAGTTTTACTTCAGTGATAGCAATATTCCGAGAGATAACTTTCTCAAGAAAAAAATTAACGAAAACGATGATGGCA TGGTCAGTTTGGCATTGATTTGTTCGTTTTCAAAGATGAGAAGCCATTTGAATTTAAGGGATGTGAAGGCGGAAGAAGTGCCAGAGGCTACTTTGGATGCCGTTGCTGAAACTCTCAGAACTTCCTCTTCCCTCAGGGTTTCTGAAGATG GGAAGAAAGTTGGTAGAAGCACTGCACTATTAGAGCCTGAAGAATTGTTAGAGCAATTAGACAGTAGAACAATTGCTGCATCACCATTTGAGTTTAATGTCAAGATGGAAGATGTAGAAGCCTTTTTTGGTCAATATGCTAGG GTAAATAGTGTGAGGTTACCTCGTCATGTAGCAAACAAAAAGTATTTTTGTGGCACTGCTTTGATTGAATTCTCAGCTGAGGAAGATGCACAAAAGGTTTTGGAGCAAAGCTTGGTTTATGCAGGCGCTGAATTGGAACTGAAACCTAA GAAGGATTTTGATGCTATAAGAGAAGAAGAAGCAGAAGAATATGAGGATAATCATCCAGTCACAGGTTCGAATGGAGATAACCGTTTGAATGCTGAGGATAA ATACCCCAAGGGCTTGGTTGTTGCATTTGCATTGAAGAACATTTCAGGTGGGAACTCTGCAGAGAAAAATGGTTCTGATGAACCTGCAAAGGATGGTGCTACTGAGAAGAATGAAGAGAAGACTACAGAAAATGACGAAGATAACAAAGATAAGGTTGATGATAAACAACCTGTGTCGGGTGACGAAACGGAGAACAAAAGTCCTGTCCAGAAGGATGAGGGAACAGAACGTAAAAACACTACATCTGTTTTCAAAGACGATATGAATGTTGTTTTACGGGAAGATTTGAAGGAGGCCTTCCAAAAATTTGGCACTGTGAAG TATATTGACTTCAAAGCTGGTGAGGAGAAGGGTTATATTCGGTTTGATGAACCTGAAGCAGCCCAGAAAGCTCGTGCTGCTGCAGTTCTGGCTAATGAAGGTGGCCTGGTTGTCAAAAATTTCATTGCCACTTTAGAACCAGTTACCG GTGATGCTGAGAGAGAATATTGGAGTTTACTTCGCGGTAACCAAGAAAAGCACCGTGGAAACAAGCGTTTCCATGGAAG GGGAGGAAAGCACTTCAGAGGCGGAAAGCGTGGCCGGGGAAGAGAAAACTATTCACCAAACAAAGCTAGAAGAAGTTGA